One part of the Herbiconiux aconitum genome encodes these proteins:
- the ftsR gene encoding transcriptional regulator FtsR, giving the protein MLGIGQVLSKLTGDFPDLTPSKLRFLEERGLVHPARTQSGYRKFSQNDLSRLRLILTMQRDCYLPLAVIKDYLADVDAGLNPPMPGSALPGGASILQTGRRLSRDDLTREAGATPMLVQDAFSSSVLTPAESYGEDSLVVLKALVELQRSGIEPRHLRGFRQATERELGLIESALMPVARRRDPSSRAKVAEMAMEIAGQLEIVRSSLIRSALGRIAP; this is encoded by the coding sequence CTGCTCGGCATCGGTCAGGTGCTCTCGAAGCTCACGGGCGACTTTCCCGACCTCACTCCCTCGAAGCTGCGCTTCCTCGAAGAGCGCGGCCTCGTGCATCCGGCGCGCACGCAGTCGGGCTACCGCAAGTTCTCGCAGAACGACCTGAGTCGGCTGCGTCTCATCCTCACCATGCAGCGCGACTGCTACCTGCCGTTGGCCGTCATCAAAGATTACTTGGCCGACGTCGACGCAGGACTCAACCCGCCGATGCCCGGTTCGGCGCTGCCGGGCGGGGCCTCCATCCTGCAGACCGGGCGACGGTTGAGCCGCGACGACCTCACGCGGGAGGCCGGGGCCACGCCGATGCTCGTGCAGGATGCGTTCTCCTCCTCGGTGCTCACTCCGGCCGAGTCCTACGGCGAAGACTCGCTCGTGGTGCTGAAGGCCCTCGTCGAGTTGCAGCGCAGCGGCATCGAACCGCGTCACCTGCGGGGTTTCCGCCAGGCCACCGAGCGCGAACTCGGGCTCATCGAGAGCGCGCTGATGCCGGTGGCACGTCGGCGCGACCCTTCGAGTCGGGCGAAGGTCGCCGAAATGGCGATGGAGATCGCCGGCCAGCTGGAGATCGTGCGATCGAGTCTGATTCGTTCTGCACTCGGCCGAATCGCTCCCTAG
- a CDS encoding FHA domain-containing protein, whose protein sequence is MTNDANIDHTTSIPVPTTTGDTTLSLTGEFAAQLAALEGGVTSEELESIAALPSGSALLIVRRGPNSGARFLLDTNVSTVGRHPNADIFLDDVTVSRRHAEFSRHGHTFQVRDLGSLNGTYLEGVRVDEALLEDGAEVQIGKFRLTFYPSRIDVVTAAGE, encoded by the coding sequence ATGACGAACGACGCGAACATCGACCACACGACGAGCATCCCCGTGCCCACCACGACGGGCGACACCACGTTGTCGCTCACCGGTGAGTTCGCTGCACAGCTCGCCGCCCTCGAAGGCGGAGTGACCAGTGAAGAGCTGGAGTCAATCGCAGCGCTCCCGTCGGGGTCGGCTCTGCTGATCGTACGCCGCGGCCCCAATTCGGGCGCTCGCTTCCTGCTCGACACCAATGTCAGCACGGTCGGTCGCCACCCCAACGCCGACATCTTCCTCGACGACGTGACGGTCTCGCGTCGGCACGCGGAGTTCTCGCGCCACGGTCACACCTTCCAGGTTCGCGACCTCGGTTCACTGAACGGCACCTACCTCGAGGGCGTACGCGTCGACGAGGCGCTGCTCGAAGACGGAGCAGAGGTTCAGATCGGCAAGTTCCGCCTCACGTTCTACCCGTCGCGCATCGACGTCGTCACCGCAGCGGGAGAGTAG
- a CDS encoding DUF1295 domain-containing protein — MAPLTASIWVFAAICLVVWVTSLITREYSWVDRIWSVIPVVYVWIFAGAAGFTDLRLDLLAVAVTLWGARLTFNFSRKGGYAPGGEDYRWAVLRSRMKPWQFQVFNLFFITIYQNVILLLITLPAFMMFEHRSTPFGLLDGLLFVLFLAFLVGETVADQQQWNFHQWKKAEQAAGRDARPRFLQTGLFRVSRHPNFFFEQAQWWVVFFIGATAAGTVLQWTVAGAALLTLLFIGSTVFTESITLSKYPEYADYKKRTSALIPWFPGKKTDVRVAQTS; from the coding sequence ATGGCTCCGTTGACAGCTTCGATCTGGGTGTTCGCCGCGATCTGCTTGGTGGTCTGGGTCACCTCGCTGATCACCCGGGAGTATTCCTGGGTCGACCGGATCTGGTCGGTCATCCCGGTCGTCTACGTCTGGATCTTCGCCGGCGCGGCCGGCTTCACCGACCTCCGGCTCGACCTGCTGGCGGTGGCCGTCACCCTGTGGGGGGCCCGCCTCACCTTCAACTTCTCACGCAAGGGCGGCTACGCCCCCGGCGGCGAAGACTACCGGTGGGCCGTTCTGCGCTCCCGCATGAAGCCCTGGCAGTTCCAGGTCTTCAACCTCTTCTTCATCACGATCTATCAGAACGTCATCCTGCTGCTCATCACACTGCCGGCGTTCATGATGTTCGAGCACCGATCGACGCCGTTCGGTCTGCTCGACGGACTGTTGTTCGTGCTCTTCCTGGCCTTCCTCGTGGGCGAGACGGTGGCCGATCAGCAGCAGTGGAACTTCCATCAGTGGAAGAAGGCCGAGCAGGCTGCGGGTCGGGATGCGCGGCCGCGTTTTCTGCAGACGGGCCTGTTCCGCGTCTCCCGCCACCCGAACTTCTTCTTCGAGCAGGCGCAGTGGTGGGTGGTCTTCTTCATCGGAGCCACCGCCGCCGGCACGGTGCTGCAGTGGACCGTGGCCGGAGCCGCGCTGCTGACCCTGCTCTTCATCGGCTCGACCGTCTTCACGGAGAGCATCACGCTGTCGAAGTATCCGGAATACGCCGACTACAAGAAGCGGACGTCCGCCCTCATCCCCTGGTTCCCGGGGAAGAAGACGGACGTCCGAGTGGCTCAGACCAGCTGA
- a CDS encoding aldo/keto reductase — protein sequence MTENAVPTVTLNNGIEIPQLGFGVFRVDPDKTDRIVRDALEVGYRHLDTAKIYQNEEGVGHAVAESGIAREELFLTTKLWNSDQTNAHDAFEKSLGRLRTDYVDLYLIHWPTPEKDTFVEAWRSLIAIQESGRAKAIGVSNFTIDHLERIIAETGVVPAVNQVELHVDFQQAELRAFAAEQGIAIEAWGPLGQGKINQSEELVGIAAAHGKTVPQTILRWHTQIGNIVIPKSNNKERMAENFDIFDFELSAVEIATIATLDRGEDGRNGGHPLEIN from the coding sequence ATGACTGAAAACGCCGTTCCCACCGTCACTCTCAACAACGGGATCGAGATTCCCCAGCTCGGCTTCGGAGTGTTCCGCGTCGATCCCGACAAGACCGATCGCATCGTGCGCGACGCCCTCGAGGTGGGTTACCGCCACCTCGACACCGCGAAGATCTACCAGAACGAGGAGGGCGTCGGCCACGCCGTCGCCGAGTCGGGCATCGCCCGCGAGGAGCTCTTCCTCACCACCAAGCTCTGGAACTCCGACCAGACGAACGCGCACGACGCCTTCGAGAAGAGCCTCGGGCGCCTCCGCACCGACTACGTCGACCTCTACCTCATCCACTGGCCGACGCCGGAGAAAGACACCTTCGTCGAGGCGTGGCGCTCGCTCATCGCGATCCAGGAATCCGGTCGCGCGAAGGCGATCGGTGTCTCGAACTTCACCATCGACCACCTCGAGCGCATCATCGCCGAGACCGGCGTGGTTCCGGCCGTGAACCAGGTGGAGCTGCACGTCGACTTCCAGCAGGCCGAACTGCGTGCCTTCGCGGCCGAGCAGGGCATCGCGATCGAAGCCTGGGGCCCGCTCGGCCAGGGCAAGATCAACCAGTCCGAGGAGCTCGTCGGCATCGCCGCGGCGCACGGCAAGACCGTGCCTCAGACGATCCTGCGCTGGCACACCCAGATCGGCAACATCGTCATCCCGAAGAGCAACAACAAAGAGCGGATGGCGGAGAACTTCGACATTTTCGACTTCGAGCTCTCGGCCGTCGAGATCGCGACGATCGCGACGCTCGATCGCGGAGAAGACGGCCGCAACGGCGGTCACCCGCTCGAAATCAACTGA
- a CDS encoding pilus assembly protein CpaE, giving the protein MISIELARALRTAGLRWHPRSGDGFVIETSESAGDIFTVAEMTVEVHDFPTGALIGFNGTTEWALDSVDVTDTLWLPREDQLRELLRDGFRSLAVDRDGGDPLFVVTAVIRGTERSYEALTAEDSYGEAVLDLIVQSLVTEDDETATGGRGIG; this is encoded by the coding sequence ATGATCTCCATCGAGCTCGCCCGCGCCCTCCGCACCGCCGGTCTGCGGTGGCATCCGCGCTCGGGCGACGGCTTCGTCATCGAGACCTCCGAGTCGGCCGGAGACATCTTCACCGTCGCCGAGATGACGGTGGAGGTGCATGACTTTCCCACCGGAGCGCTGATCGGCTTCAACGGCACCACCGAGTGGGCGCTCGACTCGGTCGACGTCACCGACACCCTCTGGCTGCCGCGCGAAGACCAACTGCGGGAACTCCTCCGCGACGGCTTCCGCTCGCTCGCGGTCGACCGCGACGGGGGAGACCCTCTCTTCGTGGTGACCGCAGTCATCCGAGGCACGGAGCGGAGCTACGAGGCGCTGACGGCCGAGGACTCCTACGGCGAAGCCGTGCTCGATCTCATCGTTCAGAGTCTGGTCACCGAAGACGATGAAACGGCGACCGGTGGTCGGGGAATAGGCTGA
- a CDS encoding flavin monoamine oxidase family protein, with translation MEVGPARIGIPATPDRNGTAELAIERRTFLAGAISAASLAALSACTPPKPTPPTPTVTTTSIPPSPVPRPASFLRSAWATDPYSLGSFSMTPVGATPADRATLRDTVAGRVFFAGEAASSEFPGTVIGAEASGTAVAGRVSALARPEERIAVIGAGMAGATAARALADSGFDVVVVEARDRVGGRIDTRNDDSWPFPVELGAASVAGDTLDQLLRVNSVGTISLDATRETRTIDGVVVPPSNVGPDAVTTAVDWARAQSTDNSLASALSASGASGLSTTAAADGVSPSDELAHYLETAIASEYGANSFRLSASYGLDRTGLAAGSSLVVGGLESVVENALDDLDVLLSSIVIRIAYDDDGVSLRLGTGESLSVDRVVVTVPIGVLQAGTIEFDPALPTATTTSIEALGMGTLEQLWLRFDEPFWSTDATVLSVVDETSEIAEWINLLPSTGQPILVGLTAAEDVPVTLKQNDDDFIQAALQTLVPFVDPSLSTATPSPTPTVVP, from the coding sequence GTGGAGGTAGGGCCTGCCCGTATCGGCATCCCCGCGACCCCCGACCGAAACGGCACCGCAGAATTGGCAATCGAGCGACGGACCTTCCTGGCTGGGGCGATCTCCGCAGCCTCGCTCGCCGCGCTCAGCGCGTGCACACCCCCGAAGCCCACGCCGCCGACCCCCACGGTCACCACCACGTCGATCCCGCCCTCACCCGTTCCCCGTCCGGCCTCTTTCTTGCGGAGCGCGTGGGCCACCGACCCGTACTCGCTCGGCTCGTTCAGCATGACGCCCGTGGGCGCGACGCCGGCCGACCGCGCGACGCTTCGTGACACCGTCGCCGGTCGCGTGTTCTTCGCGGGCGAGGCGGCTTCCAGCGAGTTCCCCGGCACGGTGATCGGCGCCGAGGCGTCCGGAACGGCCGTCGCCGGTCGCGTGTCAGCGCTCGCCCGGCCCGAGGAACGGATCGCGGTGATCGGTGCCGGGATGGCGGGCGCGACTGCCGCGCGCGCGCTGGCCGACTCCGGATTCGACGTGGTGGTGGTCGAGGCCCGCGACCGGGTCGGCGGCCGGATCGACACCCGGAACGACGACTCGTGGCCATTTCCGGTGGAGCTCGGCGCGGCATCCGTCGCCGGCGACACGCTCGATCAGCTCTTGCGGGTGAACTCCGTGGGCACCATCTCCCTCGATGCGACTCGGGAGACCCGCACGATCGACGGGGTAGTGGTGCCGCCATCGAACGTCGGGCCGGATGCCGTCACCACCGCAGTGGACTGGGCCCGGGCGCAATCGACTGACAACTCCCTCGCGAGCGCACTCTCGGCATCCGGGGCATCCGGGCTCTCCACCACTGCCGCAGCCGACGGTGTCTCCCCCAGCGATGAACTGGCGCACTACCTCGAAACGGCGATCGCGAGCGAATACGGCGCGAACTCGTTCCGGCTCTCGGCGAGCTACGGCCTCGACCGCACCGGGCTCGCCGCGGGCAGCTCACTCGTGGTGGGTGGACTCGAATCGGTGGTCGAGAACGCGCTCGACGACCTCGACGTGCTGTTGTCGAGCATCGTCATCCGCATCGCCTACGACGACGACGGGGTGAGTCTTCGGCTCGGCACGGGCGAGTCGTTGTCGGTCGACCGGGTCGTGGTCACCGTACCGATCGGGGTGCTACAAGCAGGCACCATCGAGTTCGACCCGGCTCTGCCCACCGCGACCACGACGTCGATCGAGGCGCTCGGCATGGGAACCCTCGAGCAGCTCTGGCTCCGGTTCGACGAGCCGTTCTGGTCGACCGACGCGACCGTGCTCTCCGTCGTCGACGAGACCTCCGAGATCGCCGAGTGGATCAACCTGCTGCCGTCGACCGGTCAGCCCATCCTGGTGGGGTTGACCGCGGCCGAAGACGTGCCGGTGACGCTGAAACAGAACGACGACGACTTCATCCAGGCGGCATTGCAGACGCTTGTTCCGTTCGTCGACCCATCACTTTCGACCGCAACGCCCTCGCCGACCCCGACGGTCGTGCCCTGA
- a CDS encoding Pr6Pr family membrane protein: MRRAFGVARLAVAVLGAIALIFDFDYVLGFSTFSTINYFSYFTFQSNLVNVLVLGTSGTLLLVGRRVGPFLVSVRAIITTYVIVSGIVFALIVSQAGSHNYRIDVPWSSQILHFWIPAFLLLDWIIGVGRVRIRWRTALIALAFPVVWGVFTLIRGSIVRWYPYFFLDPDQVSGPGEFALYCGIAIGLFAGIQAGLVALTRLRPILPRGERTDERLRARPSGSARALRSKVMGRRTEQASAMPPG, translated from the coding sequence GTGCGACGTGCCTTCGGTGTCGCGCGCCTCGCGGTCGCCGTGCTGGGCGCGATCGCGCTGATCTTCGACTTCGACTACGTGCTCGGATTCAGCACCTTCTCCACGATCAACTACTTCAGCTACTTCACCTTCCAGTCGAACCTCGTGAACGTGCTGGTGCTCGGCACCTCGGGCACGCTGCTGTTGGTGGGTCGGCGGGTGGGGCCGTTCCTCGTGAGCGTCCGGGCCATCATCACGACCTACGTCATCGTCTCCGGAATCGTGTTCGCACTGATCGTCTCGCAGGCGGGGAGTCACAACTACCGCATCGATGTGCCTTGGTCGAGTCAGATCCTGCACTTCTGGATTCCGGCGTTCCTGCTGCTGGACTGGATCATCGGGGTCGGCCGAGTGCGCATCCGCTGGCGCACGGCCCTGATCGCGCTGGCGTTCCCGGTGGTCTGGGGTGTCTTCACGCTCATCCGGGGATCGATCGTGCGCTGGTACCCCTACTTCTTCCTCGACCCCGATCAGGTGAGCGGGCCGGGTGAGTTCGCGCTCTACTGCGGCATCGCCATCGGGCTGTTCGCCGGCATCCAGGCGGGCCTCGTGGCACTCACCCGGCTGCGTCCGATCCTGCCCCGCGGTGAACGCACCGATGAGCGACTCAGGGCACGACCGTCGGGGTCGGCGAGGGCGTTGCGGTCGAAAGTGATGGGTCGACGAACGGAACAAGCGTCTGCAATGCCGCCTGGATGA
- a CDS encoding acylphosphatase, with protein MIHRRVVVRGEVQGVGYRWATREHALALGISGYVQNLRDGSVLAELEGEAGTVEAMVEWMRSGPPGAGVASVEVVEVEVEASGATEASGPFVPSGFEIRR; from the coding sequence GTGATACATCGGCGTGTGGTGGTGCGAGGCGAGGTGCAAGGGGTCGGCTATCGCTGGGCGACCCGCGAACACGCCCTCGCGCTCGGCATCTCCGGTTACGTCCAGAACCTCCGCGACGGGTCGGTGCTCGCCGAGTTGGAGGGCGAAGCGGGCACGGTCGAGGCGATGGTCGAGTGGATGCGCTCGGGTCCGCCGGGCGCCGGCGTCGCGTCGGTCGAGGTCGTCGAGGTCGAGGTCGAGGCGAGCGGCGCGACGGAGGCATCCGGCCCGTTCGTGCCATCCGGCTTCGAGATCCGCCGTTGA
- a CDS encoding cell wall-binding repeat-containing protein, which yields MVIDEINHRGYVIDRDHKRIEVYDVARDDFALVTTLVAGIDTPVSLAIDASTHRLYVGEGVRNKVSVIDIDPASTTEYTVLQSIATGGSFPSTIAVDDADTIFVANRESNDVSIITTTDASHVLVPVGRRPTDLVVDRAAHVAYASSRLDSSVTIVRDDGAVSNAPLAVSPVRLEFADGKLLIATEYPAGSSIKAHIESFDSGSWERVAKSPDLSSVPTDLAVSPTGEVYVVYPSSAPSSIQILKVETLESEGAVDSGLDYSGVTVEMGTDRLFVSENYNVGGAKVQMYESPTIGRLGGADRFAVSAAISQSTFTPGVPVAFVASGSAFADALSGSAAAGKRGGPVLLAAKDNLPPVISAELIRLRPAKIVVLGGTATLANSVQTALTAYAPVVERIAGDDRYALSASVSAQIFTAGVPIAYIASGAVFSDALPGSAASGHEGGPVLLATKDAVPDAVAAELSRLQPGRIVVLGGTNTIADSVVAALQDTAPTVRIAGADRYAVSAAVSGAVFPAGTRVVYVASGAVFADALSGSAAAIARKGPVLLVTASAIPPAVARELTRLAPTKIIVLGGANTVADSVLRGLTAFLRD from the coding sequence ATGGTGATCGACGAGATCAATCACCGCGGCTACGTGATCGATCGCGATCACAAGAGGATCGAGGTCTACGACGTCGCCAGAGACGACTTTGCCCTGGTCACGACGCTGGTGGCCGGCATCGACACCCCGGTGAGTCTCGCCATCGATGCATCAACTCATCGCCTTTATGTCGGCGAGGGCGTCCGCAACAAAGTCAGCGTTATCGACATCGACCCCGCGTCGACGACGGAATACACCGTGCTCCAGTCGATCGCCACGGGCGGGAGCTTTCCTTCGACGATCGCGGTTGATGACGCCGACACGATCTTCGTTGCCAATCGCGAGTCGAACGACGTATCCATCATCACGACGACGGATGCCTCGCATGTGCTCGTACCCGTCGGTAGAAGACCGACCGACTTGGTCGTAGATCGCGCGGCGCACGTGGCTTATGCCTCTAGCCGCCTCGATTCAAGCGTGACGATCGTGCGTGACGACGGTGCGGTGTCCAACGCTCCGTTGGCAGTAAGTCCGGTGAGACTCGAGTTTGCGGACGGCAAGCTTCTGATCGCAACGGAGTATCCAGCTGGTTCGTCGATCAAGGCCCATATTGAAAGTTTCGACTCGGGGTCCTGGGAGCGAGTCGCGAAGTCGCCCGATCTCTCGTCGGTGCCGACCGACTTAGCTGTCAGCCCCACCGGTGAGGTCTACGTCGTCTATCCCTCATCGGCACCGTCGAGCATCCAGATTCTCAAGGTTGAAACACTGGAGAGCGAGGGTGCCGTCGACTCTGGGCTCGACTATTCCGGCGTCACTGTCGAAATGGGAACGGACCGACTATTTGTCTCCGAGAACTACAACGTCGGAGGCGCGAAAGTCCAGATGTACGAGTCGCCCACTATCGGCAGACTCGGAGGAGCCGATCGTTTCGCCGTCTCCGCCGCGATATCGCAGTCGACTTTCACCCCGGGCGTTCCGGTCGCATTCGTGGCATCCGGTTCGGCATTCGCTGACGCGCTGTCCGGCTCAGCGGCCGCAGGCAAGAGGGGTGGCCCTGTTCTCCTTGCCGCGAAGGACAACCTCCCCCCGGTCATCTCGGCCGAGCTGATCAGATTGCGTCCGGCGAAGATCGTCGTGTTGGGCGGCACTGCGACTCTTGCGAATTCGGTTCAAACGGCGCTGACTGCCTATGCGCCCGTTGTCGAACGAATCGCCGGCGATGATCGGTACGCACTGTCGGCATCGGTTTCGGCGCAGATTTTCACTGCTGGCGTGCCCATTGCGTACATCGCATCCGGTGCAGTGTTCTCCGACGCGTTGCCGGGGTCCGCCGCCTCGGGCCACGAAGGCGGCCCTGTGCTCCTCGCCACCAAAGATGCCGTCCCCGATGCCGTCGCCGCCGAACTGTCTCGCCTGCAGCCTGGTCGCATCGTCGTGTTGGGCGGTACGAACACGATTGCCGATTCGGTCGTCGCCGCATTGCAGGACACCGCGCCGACGGTCCGAATCGCGGGAGCCGATCGATACGCCGTGTCGGCTGCCGTATCGGGGGCTGTGTTCCCGGCCGGCACCCGTGTGGTGTACGTGGCGTCTGGTGCTGTTTTCGCTGACGCGCTCTCGGGGTCTGCGGCGGCCATCGCGCGCAAAGGCCCGGTGCTACTCGTCACCGCATCCGCTATTCCTCCGGCAGTGGCGAGAGAACTGACACGCCTCGCTCCGACGAAGATAATCGTGCTTGGCGGCGCGAACACGGTAGCCGATTCCGTGCTTCGGGGGCTGACCGCCTTCCTTCGAGACTGA
- a CDS encoding alpha/beta fold hydrolase, translated as MSTPTRSRDSAAPTADSRDSRSVPYAPFPLRADPALLGLTTRRVITRLGPLAVRTSPSRTGTTATVLLHGAAGSWSTWTPLLEAARSRGAEVGDLVLVDLPGWGGAPLPDRPLRNGRDSRTTDAYARAVADAVRSLGYLEWNLVGHSLGGFLALHLASIEPVRTRSVGLVSPTTFSVMAAAAHPLRRFASLPAYSALLAVMAMFAPFGGAASVLLAALNRARLLRAVVSPLFAHPSLVPRSILDALAAEVRPEAFVIASRQAGAYEAVEHWRRITCPVRSVRGEHDAFVTVEDDRMLGTIIRGASTAVLTTAGHFGHIEAPYSVLDALADSFSPRS; from the coding sequence ATGAGCACACCCACACGCTCACGCGATTCGGCCGCGCCCACAGCCGATTCGCGCGACTCCCGATCCGTTCCCTATGCCCCTTTTCCGCTCCGCGCCGACCCGGCGCTGCTCGGACTCACCACCCGGCGGGTGATCACCCGGCTCGGTCCCCTCGCGGTGCGGACCAGTCCGTCGCGCACCGGCACCACCGCCACCGTGCTGCTGCACGGTGCTGCCGGGTCGTGGTCGACCTGGACCCCGCTGCTGGAGGCAGCCCGCAGCCGCGGCGCAGAGGTGGGCGACCTCGTGCTCGTCGATCTGCCGGGCTGGGGCGGTGCGCCTCTGCCTGATCGGCCGTTGCGGAACGGTCGCGACTCCCGCACGACCGACGCCTATGCCCGGGCGGTGGCCGACGCGGTGCGATCGCTCGGCTATCTCGAGTGGAACCTGGTCGGGCACTCGCTCGGCGGATTCCTCGCCCTGCACCTGGCCTCGATCGAGCCCGTGCGAACCCGGTCGGTGGGTCTGGTCTCGCCGACGACGTTCTCGGTGATGGCCGCCGCCGCGCATCCGCTTCGCCGTTTCGCATCGCTCCCCGCCTACTCGGCCCTGCTGGCCGTCATGGCGATGTTCGCGCCTTTCGGCGGTGCCGCTTCAGTGCTCCTCGCAGCACTCAACCGCGCGCGGTTGCTGCGGGCCGTCGTGTCACCGCTGTTCGCGCATCCCTCGCTCGTGCCCCGGTCGATCCTCGACGCGTTGGCGGCCGAGGTGCGACCCGAGGCCTTCGTGATCGCCTCCCGCCAGGCCGGTGCCTACGAGGCGGTCGAACACTGGCGGCGGATCACCTGCCCGGTGCGCTCGGTGCGCGGCGAGCACGACGCCTTCGTGACCGTCGAGGACGACCGGATGCTCGGCACGATCATCCGGGGCGCGAGCACGGCCGTGCTGACCACGGCCGGCCATTTCGGTCACATCGAGGCGCCGTACTCCGTGCTCGACGCCTTGGCCGACTCGTTCTCTCCCCGCTCGTAG
- the ppk2 gene encoding polyphosphate kinase 2, with the protein MAHDATIAQLDLNEMLGYAVVDDDDDDPVLIDRHGAVVDTWREGYPYAERMDREEYEGTKRLLQIELLKLQNWIKLEGRRLVIVFEGRDAAGKGGTIKRFTEHLNPRGARVVALEKPTERESTQWYFQRYVQHFPAAGEMVMFDRSWYNRAGVERVMGFCDDRQYQEFLQQAPAFERMLVQDGIDVVKFWFSVSKSEQLTRFAIRQVDPVRQWKLSPMDIASLDKWDSYTVAKETMFAATDTDLAPWTVVKSNDKKRARLEAMRHVLSLFDYAERDAEIVGSADPLIVGPAERVYERGENESAKASSTEYGASM; encoded by the coding sequence ATGGCCCACGACGCCACGATCGCACAGCTCGACCTCAACGAGATGCTCGGCTACGCCGTGGTCGACGACGATGACGACGACCCGGTGCTGATCGACCGCCACGGCGCTGTCGTCGACACCTGGCGCGAGGGCTACCCCTACGCCGAGCGGATGGATCGCGAGGAGTACGAGGGCACCAAGCGCCTGCTCCAGATCGAGCTGCTGAAGCTGCAGAACTGGATCAAGCTCGAAGGCCGCCGCCTCGTCATCGTGTTCGAGGGCCGCGACGCCGCCGGCAAGGGCGGCACCATCAAACGATTCACCGAACACCTGAACCCCCGCGGCGCCCGGGTCGTGGCCCTCGAGAAGCCCACCGAGCGCGAGAGCACCCAGTGGTACTTCCAGCGGTACGTGCAGCACTTTCCCGCCGCAGGCGAGATGGTGATGTTCGACCGCTCCTGGTACAACCGCGCCGGCGTCGAACGGGTGATGGGGTTCTGCGACGACCGCCAGTACCAGGAGTTCCTGCAGCAGGCTCCGGCCTTCGAGCGGATGCTCGTGCAAGACGGCATCGATGTGGTGAAGTTCTGGTTCTCGGTCTCCAAGAGCGAGCAGCTCACCCGCTTCGCCATCCGTCAGGTCGACCCGGTCAGGCAATGGAAGCTGAGTCCGATGGACATCGCCTCGCTCGACAAGTGGGATTCGTACACGGTCGCCAAGGAGACCATGTTCGCCGCGACCGACACCGATCTCGCACCCTGGACCGTGGTGAAGAGCAACGACAAGAAGCGCGCCCGTCTGGAAGCCATGCGGCACGTGCTCAGTCTGTTCGACTACGCCGAGCGCGATGCCGAGATCGTCGGCTCAGCCGATCCGCTGATCGTCGGGCCGGCCGAGCGGGTCTACGAGCGGGGAGAGAACGAGTCGGCCAAGGCGTCGAGCACGGAGTACGGCGCCTCGATGTGA